The segment TTTTGTCGAAAAAGTAAACTCGACCCGCTGCCGCAATCGGCGAGGCGCCGAACTGTCCGCCTAATTGCTGCCGCCAGAGCACATTGCCGGTTTTGGCTTCCAGACAGCTTGCCGTACCCTTGTCGTCGGCCATGAAAATCATGTGGTTGAGAAAAATCGGCGAAGATTCAATCGGCACATGCTCTTCCGCTTTCCACACCACTTTGGCCGTCAGATCGCCGATGCCGTGCGGATCCACGGCCCACAGATCGGCCGACACCTCCTCCCAGCCGCAGTTAATAAAAACCAAACCGTCGCCAAAGATCGGCCGCGAAATCGTCGAGTCGCCGCCGTACACCACCCGCCAAATTTCCTTGCCGGTATAAGGATCGAACGCCTGGCACACTTTGGAGCCGTTGCTGATCAGCTGCGGTTTGCCGTTTACGGTAATGACGATGGGCGTAATATAGGCCTTGTAATAGAGCGGATTGCCCGTATAATATTCTTTCGGCCGATCGGTCTTCCACACTGTTTTGCCGGTCAGCTTGTCGACGGCGGCAATGACCTGCACATCGGAACCTTCCAAATGAAGGATGAGCAGGTTCTCGAACAAAAGAGGCGAAGAGGCAGGCCCTTGGATGTGATCGCAGGTCACTTCGTTCCACTTCCACAGAATTTTACCGCTTTTGGTGTCGATACAGGCAGTGCCGAAGGTGCCGAAATGCACATAGACGCGGCCTTCCTCAATGACCGGTGAAGGCGTGGCGTAGCTGTTGAGCGGATGCTTGCCCTGCGGTTTGTCACAGGTAAAAACTTGGATTTGCCGTAAGATCCTGCCGCTGTTGAAATCGACGCAGAGGCCAAAGAACTGCTTGCCGTCTTCGGTTGCCGTGGTTAACCATATTTGATCGCCCCAAATCACCGGCGTTGACCAGCCATGGTAAGGGATAGCGGTCTTCCATTTGACGTTCTGAGTTTCGCTCCAGGTCAGCGGCAGGGCCGCGTCCACGACGCCGTCGCAGGTCGGGCCGCGCCAATCCGGCCAGTTTTCGATCGCCCATCCAGACGCATACAATAAAATCAGCAGACCGTAGCCCCGTTTCATCATCTACCTCCTTTTGAATGATACTCAGCCGGACCTCATCACTTACGGCCGCAACCGTTGATAGACCTTTAGAATGCTCTCCGCCATTCTGTGCATCGAAAACTGTTCCATGGCCGCCTTTCGGCCCTGCTCGGCCATGGCGCGCAGCTGCGTCGGGTCATCCAGCAGCGACGCCCAGGCAGCGGCCAAATGCTCGCCGTCGTTCGGTTCGTAAATGAGTCCGCCGCCGGTCCTTTCAATGAATTCTGGATAACCGCCGACATTCGGCTGCACAATCGGCACGCCTGCCGCCAAGGCTTCGATCTGATAAGCGCCGAAGGCTTCGCCGTTGAGAACCGGAACGGAGAGCAGCGTCAAGGTTTTGAGAAAGCGGATGCGATTTTGCCGATCAAACCGTTCGACGATTTCGACATCCTGCCGCCAACCCGCCTTCTCGGTGCGTTGCAGCATCTGTTTGACGAACGGCCGGTCATCACCGGTATAGCCGCCGGTAAGTTTGAGTCGTACCGATTTGAAGCGACTCTCCTGCTTGAGGCGCAAAAAGGCATCGACCACAACTCCGAGGCCGAAATATTCGTTCATGCGGCAGAGATAGCCGATGACCGGCGGATCGAGCGGCAGCGGCGAGGGCTCGTACTCCGACGCATCGATGCCGCCGTCGACGGCAAACGTCTTTTCCTTCGGCAGCTTTAAGAGCGGCTCGACCCGCTCGAGATAGTGTCGTCCGGTGGAAATAAAGGCATCGACGTCGACGGCGCGCTCGGCCATCAGCTGCCAGACTTTGTCGCGATATTCGGGCCGCATGGGGTCGATCCACTCATGTTCGTCCTGCAGCGAGCAGACCACCGCGGCGCCCACGTCGCGTTTGAGCCTACGCGCCAGTCCCAGCAGCAGGGCATTGGACAAATGCACAATGTCCGGCTGCACATGTTCTTTTAGGTACCGCACGAGGTGGTCGAGTTCCGACGCCTGTCTTCCCTCTTCGCCGCGCAGCATGGAAATCGTCATTTCTTCCAGACCGGCTGCGCGTGTGGCGCCGGCGCGTTTGGCGATCAGCTGCAGCAGCGCCGGCGAATCGAGCGCCCGTTCCACCCACAACGGTGCGCGGCGATAAATCGGCAGCTTTTCTTTCAGGTAGGTATTTACCGCGCCGAAAAAGACCGGCGTGTCGCCCATTAGGCCGTGGACGTCGACGTTGAGCGGCAAATACATCGGCACCATAATGACCTGCAGACCGAGCGAACGCAGCGCCGTAATCAGCTGATTGTCGCGCAGACAGTTCTGACAATAAAAAGTGCCTCCCGAGCCGGGGACGATGTGGACGATTTTCATCGCGTTTCTCCAAAGGCATAGAGTTTACCGTCGACTGCACCTATGAGAATCATGCCGCCGCAGACAGCCGGCGAGCCGATCAGCTCTGCGCCGACTTCGTAGCTCCAAAGCAGCGAGCCGGATTTCAGACTCAACAGGTACAGCCTGCCGTCTTTGGAAGCAGCGACCACTTTGTCGCCGCAGATGACCGGAGAGCCGTCGATGTCGCCGCGGGCGGTAAACGTCCACACGGCGCGGCCGGTCCGGCGATCAACAGCGTGCAGGCGCCGGTCGCGGCCGCCGATGACCACCAGTTCCTCGTTCACGGCGGGCGAGGAAAAAAAGGCGCCGGCCTTGCCTTCGGCGTCGTAATACCAGATTTCCTTTTTTTGCGTCAAATCGAAGGCAATCAGGCTGCCGTTGAATACGCCGATATAAGCAACGTGGTCCAAGACAGCCGGAGAACCGGCGACGAAAGCGCCGACTTTAACGCTTTCCGCACGGCTGCCGTCGACTGCATTGAGCAGATGGAGCTGCGAGTCGCAGCCGCCGAAAACGACCAACTCCTCGTCGATCGCGGGAGCGCCGTTGATGTAATTGGCGGTCTCGTAGCTCCAGATCAAGCGGCCGTCGCGGCTGAAGCAGCGCATTAGGCCGTCGTAGCAGCCGACGACTATCCCCTCTCCTGCCGCGTTTGCCGACCCATAGATCTCACCATCGACCTGTCTTTCCCAGAGCACCTCGCCGCTGCGTGCGTTCAACGCATAGAATTTTCCTCCCAAGGTTCCCAGATAGAGGGTGGAATCGACCAACAGCGCCGGCGCTTCGATATCGTCGCCGAGTCCGACCGCCCATCGCCGTGCGCCGTCCGCCGGATCGACGCAGTAGAGCGTGTCGTTCAGCGAGCCGACGTAAACGCAGCCGAGTCCCACAATAGGCGATGCCTTGATGTCGTCGCCGGCCGAAAACGTCCACAACAGCTTCAGCTTTGCCGACAATTCGCCCTCGGCCGTTCCCTGCAGGGCAGGATTGCCGCGAAAAATCGGCCAGGAAAGAGAAGCGTAATCCGTTTGGCTTGAACGTTCCGAATCCTGTCGTGCGCAAGCAAGGAGCAGGCAAACGACGAAAAGGACCGCGCCGATCTTTATCCGGCTGATAAATAGGCCGGTAACTTGCCGATCACCCAGGCGGCGTTTATGCAGGAATGCATCGGCGGCAGCGCGCAGATTTAAAGGGTTCGGCTTGTTCACGGTTCAGCCTCTTCGTGATTTTTAAGCGATATGGCGCCGGTTGGACAGGCTTCGGCGCATTGCCGAGCTGTCTTTTCCAACCCGCGCTCGAGCGATTCGTGAAACGGCACGGCAAGGCGCACCTGAAAGCCGCGTCCGACAAACGCCAATCCCAGCCGTTCCTGCGCCGCTTCGGCAATCTGAATGCAGATGCCGCATTTGATGCATTTGCCTGGTTCAAAAACCACCAGATCGTGGCGGTCTTCCACTTCCACCCGTAATCGCTGACCCAACCGATAGCGCTTTGGGTCGGCGCCGTACTCGTGGGCATAAAGGCGCAGGCGACAGGAATTCGGCTTGCGGCAGTCGCAGTGCAGGCAGCGCTGCGCTTCGGCTACGGCTTCCTCCTCCGTAAAGCCGCCGGCCGGATCTTGGGGAGAGATTCGGTCAACCGGCGAAGCAGCTTTAGCCATGCGTTCGACCTCTTCGGGCCGCAGGCGTCCGACGATCGAATTGAATCGGCTCGGCCTGCCGCTAATCGGCAGTCCTTTGAGATACTGATCGATCGAGTGAGCGAGGGTCTTTCCGTGGGCGACGGCGCGTACGGCCATGCGGCTTTCGGCAATCAAATTGCCGCCGGCAAAAACGCCTGCAAGCATAGTCTGCAGCGTCGTGCGGTCGACCTGAACGCCTTTGTCGCCGACTTGCAGCACGCCGCGGTAAAGCTCTGCGCCGGCGCCGGTTGTCAGAGCGACGGCGTCGTATTGATCGCGCAGCTGCCCGAGGCTGACGTCTTTGCCCAGCTCGACGCCAAAGTGTGTGCGGATGCCTAGTGCGAGGATGGTTGCGATTTCAGCATCCAGCACCTCGCGCGGCAGACGCTCGACAGGCACCGCCGAACGGAGGTTGCCGCCGGCTGCCGATTCCTTTTCATAAAGATCCACTGCATGTCCGAAGCGGCGCAAATAATAAGCGGCGGCGAGTCCGGCCGGACCGGCGCCCACGACGGCGACCCGCTTGCCGGTATCCGGCAGACACTCGGGCTGAAACGGCGTATCTGCGGCCAAATCGAGGTCGGCAACGATCTGTTTGAGCAGGCAGATCGAGACGGCGCCGTCTTTGAGTCGGCGCGTGCAGGCGTTTTCGCAGGGCGCCGGACAGATGCGGCCCAGCACGGCCGGTAAGGCAATCTCCGCCTTGACCGTCGCGATTGCCGCCCGCCAATCGCGGTTCTGAATCTGACGAGTCATTAGCGGGATGTTCATTTGCGCCGGACAGGAGCGCTGACACGGAGCAGTGCAGTCGCCGACGTGTTCGCTGAGCAGCAGCTCGAGCGCCGAGCGCCGAAAGTCCCGCACCCGCTCGTTTTCAGTTTCAATGACCATGCCGTTCTCGGCCGGCGCCGAGCAGGACGGCATGAGTCTTCCCGAGGTTTTTTCTTCAACCATGCAGACCATGCAGGAGGTGTTGGGCGGAAAGCCTTCCAAGCGGCAGAGCGCGGGAATGAAAAAGCCCGCCGCCTCTGCGGCTGAAAAGAGGGTCGTGCCGCGCGGTACGTTCACCTCTCGGCCGTTGATGGTCAATCGCACGGCGGCTCCCTCCTCGACCTTGCGCTTCATGCCGACCCTCCTTGTCTGGAAACAACCTTGACCGCCTCGATCGGGCAGACCTGCCTGCAGGCATCGCACTGGGTGCATTTATCCTGCAGAATTTCGTGCCGCTGATAAGGCGTAATCGGGATCGCCTGCACCGGACACTTTTGCGCGCAAAGCGTGCAGCCGATACAGGCGTCGGTGATTTCATAACGGATCAGCGGCCGACATTTGCCGGCGGGACAAACGCCGTGCAGATGAGCTTCATATTCATCATAAAAATAGCGCAGCGTCGTTAATACCGGATTGGGTGCGGTTCTCCCCAAGCCGCACAGGCTGCCTTCGCGGGTTTTTTCGGCGAGCTCGCGCAGTTTTTCCAAATCTTCTTTCTGCCCCCTGCCCTCGCACAGTTTTTCGAGAATCTCGAGCATATGCTGCGTGCCGATGCGGCAAAAAGTGCACTTGCCGCACGAATGGTCGCGGGTAAAGGTGAGAAAATAGCGGGCGATGTCGACCATACAATCGCCGTCATCCATGACCAGCAGGCCGCCCGAGCCCATCATGGCGCCGACGCGGGTGAGCGCTTCGTAATCGACCGGCGTTTCGGCAAGCTCCGCCGGCACGCAGCCGCCGGAGGGTCCGCCGACCTGCACCGCCTTGAAGCGCCTGCCGCCCGCTACGCCGCCGCCGATCTCTTCGACGATTTGACGCAGCGTCATTCCCATCGGCACTTCGATCAGACCGCCGCGCTTGACTTTACCGGCCAAGGCGAAAACTTTGGTTCCCTTGCTCTTTTCGGTCCCCAGCGCGGCAAATTTTTCCGCGCCGTGACGCAGAATCCACGGCACGGTTGCAAAGGTCTCGCAATTGTTGACCAGCGTCGGTTGACCCCACAACCCTTTCTGCGCCGGATAAGGCGGCCGATAGCGCGGCATGCCGCGGCGGCCTTCCAAAGAAGCAATCAGCGCCGTCTCTTCGCCGCAGACGAAGGCGCCTGCACCCTCTTTCACGCGCAAGCGCAGAGAAAAACCGCTTCCGAAAATATCATCGCCTAAAATCCCTTCTTCTTCGCAGCGACGCAGAGCGGCGTTGACTCGTTCCACGGCCAGCGGGTATTCGGCGCGGATGTAGAATATTCCCTCATGCGCACCGACGGCAAAGGCGGCGATGACCATGCCTTCGATGACGCGATAGGGATAGGATTCAAGAATCATGCGGTCCATAAAGGCGCCGGGATCGCCTTCGTCGCCGTTGCAGATGACGAATTTTTTATCGCTTTGCTGAGCCGCCACGAGGCGCCATTTCTCGCCGGTGGGGAATCCTGCGCCGCCGCGGCCGCGCAGACCGGAGGCCGCCACTTCGGCGATGATCTCTTGCGGCTGTTTATGCAGGAGGCATTCTCGCGCGGCAGCAAAACCGCCAGTGGTACAATAGTCCTCCAAATCCAACGGATCGAGCGAACCGGCGCGGTCGGTGACAATGTGAACCTGGCGGTCGAGAAAGGCGGTAACCTGCGGATCGCGCACGTGCAGCGGATGGCGGGTAAAGCCGCCGTCGGATGACGGAGCAAACCATTCCTCGATCCATTGCAGCGCGCGGCCTTTCAAGCGGGCGAACGGCGAAGCGGGCGGGAAATGCCGTAAAACGATTCCCTCGACTTGTTCGGGCGTGACGCGGTCATAGACCACCGGTGTCTGATTCGGCTTGACAACCTCGACCAGCGGCACGCGATGGCACATGCCGACGCAGCCGACGCGTTTGATGCGCGCCGGGGCTTCCAAAGACTGAACGACCTGCAGCAGCTGTTCATGGACCTGCGCGCTGCCGCTCGATTGACAACAGGAACCCAAGCCGACGCGGATTTCGCCCGCCGCCTGAGCGGTAAAAGTCTGATCTGAACTCTGCTTGCCCGATGTTTTTCTTCGCGTCAAAAAATCGTGCAGCATGTTGCCGACCGACGCAGGCTCGACATGGCCGTAAGTAACGCGGTCGATCTGCACCACCGGCGCCAGGGTGCAGCAGCCCAGGCAAGCGACTTTTTCGACCGTAAAGAGACGGTCGCCGTCCGTGTCTTCTCCCTCTTTGAGGCGCAGCTCGCGCCTCACAGCGTCGTGAACCAAATCGGCGCCCTTGACGTGGCAGGCGGTGCCGTGACAAATATGAATGATATGCTGACCGGCCACCGCATGCCTGAACTGGGTGTAGAACGTGGATACGCCGGCGACGGCGGCCGGGGTAATGCGCGTCAGCTCGCAGAGTCGCCTTAAAAGCGGCTCCGGCAGATAGTGAAAAGTGGTCTGGATGTCCTGCAGAATGGGGATCACGGCGTCCGGGCCGTCGCCGTGTGCGGCGATCAGCCGCTGAACGTGCTCATCCCATTCTG is part of the candidate division KSB1 bacterium genome and harbors:
- a CDS encoding PQQ-like beta-propeller repeat protein produces the protein MMKRGYGLLILLYASGWAIENWPDWRGPTCDGVVDAALPLTWSETQNVKWKTAIPYHGWSTPVIWGDQIWLTTATEDGKQFFGLCVDFNSGRILRQIQVFTCDKPQGKHPLNSYATPSPVIEEGRVYVHFGTFGTACIDTKSGKILWKWNEVTCDHIQGPASSPLLFENLLILHLEGSDVQVIAAVDKLTGKTVWKTDRPKEYYTGNPLYYKAYITPIVITVNGKPQLISNGSKVCQAFDPYTGKEIWRVVYGGDSTISRPIFGDGLVFINCGWEEVSADLWAVDPHGIGDLTAKVVWKAEEHVPIESSPIFLNHMIFMADDKGTASCLEAKTGNVLWRQQLGGQFGASPIAAAGRVYFFDKKGKTTVVSAERTFKKLAVNQLGDGFWASPAVKGRSLILRSRSFLYRVEE
- a CDS encoding glycosyltransferase family 4 protein; protein product: MKIVHIVPGSGGTFYCQNCLRDNQLITALRSLGLQVIMVPMYLPLNVDVHGLMGDTPVFFGAVNTYLKEKLPIYRRAPLWVERALDSPALLQLIAKRAGATRAAGLEEMTISMLRGEEGRQASELDHLVRYLKEHVQPDIVHLSNALLLGLARRLKRDVGAAVVCSLQDEHEWIDPMRPEYRDKVWQLMAERAVDVDAFISTGRHYLERVEPLLKLPKEKTFAVDGGIDASEYEPSPLPLDPPVIGYLCRMNEYFGLGVVVDAFLRLKQESRFKSVRLKLTGGYTGDDRPFVKQMLQRTEKAGWRQDVEIVERFDRQNRIRFLKTLTLLSVPVLNGEAFGAYQIEALAAGVPIVQPNVGGYPEFIERTGGGLIYEPNDGEHLAAAWASLLDDPTQLRAMAEQGRKAAMEQFSMHRMAESILKVYQRLRP
- a CDS encoding PQQ-binding-like beta-propeller repeat protein; translation: MNKPNPLNLRAAADAFLHKRRLGDRQVTGLFISRIKIGAVLFVVCLLLACARQDSERSSQTDYASLSWPIFRGNPALQGTAEGELSAKLKLLWTFSAGDDIKASPIVGLGCVYVGSLNDTLYCVDPADGARRWAVGLGDDIEAPALLVDSTLYLGTLGGKFYALNARSGEVLWERQVDGEIYGSANAAGEGIVVGCYDGLMRCFSRDGRLIWSYETANYINGAPAIDEELVVFGGCDSQLHLLNAVDGSRAESVKVGAFVAGSPAVLDHVAYIGVFNGSLIAFDLTQKKEIWYYDAEGKAGAFFSSPAVNEELVVIGGRDRRLHAVDRRTGRAVWTFTARGDIDGSPVICGDKVVAASKDGRLYLLSLKSGSLLWSYEVGAELIGSPAVCGGMILIGAVDGKLYAFGETR
- a CDS encoding 2Fe-2S iron-sulfur cluster-binding protein, whose product is MKRKVEEGAAVRLTINGREVNVPRGTTLFSAAEAAGFFIPALCRLEGFPPNTSCMVCMVEEKTSGRLMPSCSAPAENGMVIETENERVRDFRRSALELLLSEHVGDCTAPCQRSCPAQMNIPLMTRQIQNRDWRAAIATVKAEIALPAVLGRICPAPCENACTRRLKDGAVSICLLKQIVADLDLAADTPFQPECLPDTGKRVAVVGAGPAGLAAAYYLRRFGHAVDLYEKESAAGGNLRSAVPVERLPREVLDAEIATILALGIRTHFGVELGKDVSLGQLRDQYDAVALTTGAGAELYRGVLQVGDKGVQVDRTTLQTMLAGVFAGGNLIAESRMAVRAVAHGKTLAHSIDQYLKGLPISGRPSRFNSIVGRLRPEEVERMAKAASPVDRISPQDPAGGFTEEEAVAEAQRCLHCDCRKPNSCRLRLYAHEYGADPKRYRLGQRLRVEVEDRHDLVVFEPGKCIKCGICIQIAEAAQERLGLAFVGRGFQVRLAVPFHESLERGLEKTARQCAEACPTGAISLKNHEEAEP
- a CDS encoding 4Fe-4S dicluster domain-containing protein, with the protein product MRVGLGSCCQSSGSAQVHEQLLQVVQSLEAPARIKRVGCVGMCHRVPLVEVVKPNQTPVVYDRVTPEQVEGIVLRHFPPASPFARLKGRALQWIEEWFAPSSDGGFTRHPLHVRDPQVTAFLDRQVHIVTDRAGSLDPLDLEDYCTTGGFAAARECLLHKQPQEIIAEVAASGLRGRGGAGFPTGEKWRLVAAQQSDKKFVICNGDEGDPGAFMDRMILESYPYRVIEGMVIAAFAVGAHEGIFYIRAEYPLAVERVNAALRRCEEEGILGDDIFGSGFSLRLRVKEGAGAFVCGEETALIASLEGRRGMPRYRPPYPAQKGLWGQPTLVNNCETFATVPWILRHGAEKFAALGTEKSKGTKVFALAGKVKRGGLIEVPMGMTLRQIVEEIGGGVAGGRRFKAVQVGGPSGGCVPAELAETPVDYEALTRVGAMMGSGGLLVMDDGDCMVDIARYFLTFTRDHSCGKCTFCRIGTQHMLEILEKLCEGRGQKEDLEKLRELAEKTREGSLCGLGRTAPNPVLTTLRYFYDEYEAHLHGVCPAGKCRPLIRYEITDACIGCTLCAQKCPVQAIPITPYQRHEILQDKCTQCDACRQVCPIEAVKVVSRQGGSA